DNA from Acidobacteriota bacterium:
CGACGAACAGGCTGACGCCGGCTTCGAGCGCGGCCTCTACGCAGCCGGCGATGTCCACGTCTCCTTCGCCCAGCGGCCGGAACCAGCGCTCGGAAGTAGCCTGCCCGGCCGCCCGTTCCTCGGCCGGTCCGGGGAGCAGACCGTCCTTCAGGTGGAGGAGTTGCACCCGGTCGCCGAGTTCCCTGATCAGAGCCACGGGATCCGAGCCGGCGAAGGCGGCCCAGTAGGTGTCCAGCTCCAGACCCCAGCCGTCCTGGGAGCGGCAGGAGACGAGCGCGTGCAGGCCGTCGCGGCCCAGGCGTTCCGGTTGGCCGTCGTCGAACGGGAGCAACTCGAACTCGTGGTTGTGGTACGCGAAACGGAAGCCGCCGGCCCGGAACCGGTAGCTCAGCAGGTCGAGGCGCCGGCCGAGGTCCATGTAGTGCGCGCGGCTGCCGTCTCCGCGCTGTTCGTCGTCGAGCCAGGGGCAGACGAGCACCTGGCAGTGGAGGGCGCGGTAGGTGTCCATGACACCGGCCGGATCCGCCTCCAGTTCGGAGAGCGGCACGTGGGCCGCGAGGAGGCCGAGGCCGCGTTCCGACAGTAGCCCTCGGAGGTCCTCGACCGTGCGCCCCCAGAGACCGCCGAACCACTCGATCTCGCGGTAGCCGGCCTCCGCCGCCTGATCGAGGGCGGCTTCGAGATTCTGCTCTGCCTGCCGCCGGAGGGTGTAGAGCTGGAGCGCCACTCGCGGAGCGCCGACCGCGCCCTCCGTCAACGGGACGGCTCCGCTGGCGCGTCGCCCGATGTTTCCTCGATCAGCTCGTGGTAGAGGCCGAGGTAGTAGGGCAAGAGGAAGCTGGCGCCGTCGGCCAGGTAGCGGCCCTGGCCGCCGTGGTCGAGTCGCCAGGGGTCGTGATTCCAGTGGTTGACGAAGCGCTCGTCGATCGGCAAAACGCGGCCGTCCAGCAGGCGACCGCGAACGCCACGGCGCTCCTCCTGGTCTCGCAGCAGCACGATGTCGAGCCGGTGGCTGTTCGAGAGGGCCCAGTCGAAGCGGTCGAGAGGATAGAGGACCAGGCTCTCGACGGCGTCGTCCAGAGGAAAGTCGTCGCGACGGTAGGTCTCGTCGTCGAAGGCGTCACGGTAGCCGTTGCCGTCGATGGCGGTGGCGTGGATGAAGTCGAACAGCGGATTCCGTTCCGGTTGCAGGACCTTCCAGTACTGGCGCAGCGAGTGGGCGACGACACCGCGCACCGCCTCGTCCCGCTCGTACGTCAGGAGGTGGTAGAAGTTCATGAACGCCATCTCGTCGTCCGACTGGTTGCCGGTGCCGGGGCCACTCTGGACCTTGGGATTGCGCAGGTTCGCCAGGTAGGCGTTGTCGTCCAGCAGGCTCCGCGCGGCTTCGGCGTAGCGCTGCCCGCGGCGGGCGTCGGCTTCGGACCCGGTGTCGCTCATGTGCTCGGCGATCCGCAGGTAGGTCAGGTAGGAGAGCGAGTTGAGACCCCGCTCCTCCCACCAGTCCTGGTCGTAGTTCAGTTGTTCGGGACCGAAGACGGCCCAGCGGGTGCGCTGCCCGTCGTGGTCGACGAGAGCGCCGCCGCCGTCGATCAGGTGGTCGACGATCGCGAGCACGGTCTCGCGGACCTCGGCACGCTCGGCGTCGCTGTCCGCGACCAGGTCGTAGTACAGGCCGTAGAAGAAGAAGTGGCCGTCCAGCTCGTCGGAGCTCGTGTCGCTCTTCCAGTACCACTTGCCGTCGGCGCTGGTGGGCCAGCGGGGATCGATGACCTTCCACAGCCCGTCGCGTTCCTCGCGGAACCGGCGGTCGCTCTCGACCCGGCCGGCGTTGGGGTTCGGGCCGTCAGCCGGCAGGATGGTGCGGGCGACGAAACCGGGCCTGGCCGGCGGCGTGCCGCCCTGGGTCACGAGTTGGAGGAAGCGCAGCGCCTCGAACGCCCGGCGTGCGTTCTCGCGCGCTTCCGGCTCGCCGGTGACGACCCAGCGAAAGCACTCGGCGGCCCCGTACATCGAGGTCCACAGGCCGTCGTTGTCGCTGTCGGACTGGCGGAACGCCGAGGTGTCGCCGGGGCGCTCGAGCGCGACGCCCAGCACGTAGCCGTAGGGCGTCCGCCGGTGGAAGCGGTCGATCGCCTGGTGAAAGAGCTCCGCCTTCCCGCGGAGGGTCGTCGGCCGCGAGTGAATCGTCCCGGGGCCCGCGGCGGTCTCGACTTGCACCGTGCCGTCCCGGTCGACCTCGACCGACAGCACATGGTCGTGGGCCAGCCAGCGCCGTCCCTGCCGGTACTGCCAGCGGGGCGGGTCGTCCGGCGAGGCGCCCGGGATCAGATGAACGAGGCCGCGGGTCGTGCCCGCCCAGATCGACCCGTCCGGCGCGGCGGCGAGGCTGGTGAAGTCGTTCCAGGGCAAGCCGTCGTGCCGGTCGTAGAGCCGCCACTCACTTGTGACTTCGTCGAGAGCGCCCAGGCCCTGAGGCGAGGCGAACCACAGCCTGCCGTCGTAGTCGAACTCCACTGCCCGCACGTCGACGGGCGCCCAACTCCGGTCACCGTCGCGCGGGAACAGGCGTCGCCAGACCGTCTCGGAGCCGTCCTTGAGGTAGAGCCCCGTGGACGAGGCGGCGGCAATCCGGATCGCGGCATCCGTGACGACCTCGCGGACGTCGCCGGGGGCGTCCTCGGTGGGGACGGGAGCCCGCGTCGCAGGAGGCGAGGCGCCGTCGCCGTCGGCCGGCGGTTCGTACTCGGCGACCTGCTGCAGGAACGGCTCGACGCGGACCGGCAGTTCGGTCTGGGCCGCCAGGGCGAGTGGCAGGAGGAAAGGTCCGAGCGGCGTCAGGATGCGTTGGTTCACCCGGGCAAGCCTACTTGCCGGGGTGTCACGCGCGCAGGACTTGGATGCCGTACAGCGGAAAGTGCGTTCGGGCTCCCTGTCGCATGGCAGAGTCGCCGGCATGGCCGGCACCCGACTTCGCGTCCTCCGCGTCGACGAGATCGAGGCTTTGCTCGGCCTGCTCGACGGCTGGCCGTTCCCCGACGACCAGAGTGGCCGGAGCTTCTTCCGCCGCTACATTGAGCTCGATCCGTCGTTCGAGCCGCGGAACGTCTGGGTGGCGCAACGGGGCGGCGAACTGGTCTCGTGTGTGCAGATCTTCCCGCGCCGGGTGCGGATCGGCGGCGAAGTGTTGCCCATGGGCGGCATCGGCAGTGTATTCACCCGGCCCGATGCCCGGCGCCAGGGAGTGGCGGGGGCGTTGCTCGAACGGGCGATCGCCGCGATGGGTGAGAGAGGGATGCTGCTCTCGTACCTCCTCGCCGAGCGGCTGCGGTGGTACGGACAGTACGGCTACCGGCCCTGGTCGCGGGGCTGGCGTACGCTGCATTGGCCGGACGGCGCCCGAGCCGAAGCCGCGAACGCCCGCCAGTACGATGCCGAGCGCGATCGAGGCGATGTCGAGAGGCTCTGGCGCGTCTACGCCGAAGGCGCCGGCGGGGCGCCGCTCGACGGCATCGTCGACCGCGGTTCCCCGGAGGACTGGCGGGGCAGCTACCAGCTTGCCGGTACGCCGGAGGAGAACATCTGGATGGCGGACGGTGGACCTCCCGCAGCGGCCTACCTGCGCGTTGCCGACTTCAGCGGCCTGCCGCGGGTGCTGGAGTGGGGCAGGGAGGGTGACGGGGCTCCTGCCTTGTGCGAACTGCTGGCCGCGGCCATGAGCGGGCGGAACGTCGAATCGATCCGGCTGCCCCTGATCCGCGACGAAGCGCTTGAACGCTTGCTGGCGGTTGCCGGCGCACGGATCGACACCCGGCCGGCATGGGACGAAGTGCCGCCCGACGCGAGGCCTCCCGCGACCTGGATGGCTCGGAGCCTGGACGACGAGGCCCTCGCCGTCCGGCTCGGAATGGCCAACGAAGGTGACGTCCTCGCTCGCTGCCTGCCGCCAGAGCGGTTCGCGTTCTGGGAGGCGGACCGGTTCTAGGGCCGCTTCACGGAGTAGACCAGGCCGACCGTGCCGGTCTCCTTGTAGATGTCCTGTGCTTCGAGTTCGAGCTTGATCCGCGGCGCCGGTGCGGCGATCAGCGGAACACCGCCGCCAAGGACCACCGGAATCACGGCCACTTCGACCGTGTCGACCAGGCCCGCCTCGGCAAGGCTGCCGAACAGCGATCCGCCGCCGAACAGCCAGATGTTCTTCTTACCGGTTTCCCCGCGAAGCGCCTGGACCACTTCTTTCCAGTCGTCGCCGACGATCGTGATGTTCTTGTAGTCGGCCTGCCGGAGCGTGCGCGAGAACACGAAGGTCCTCACGCCCGGCATGGAGCCCTGGTCCTGACCGCCGGTGCTCTCGAAGGTCTTGCGGCCGACGAGATAAGTGTCGAACTCTCCGTACAGTTCGGCGAAGTCGTAGTCGGGATCCATGACGATCCAGTCCGCTTCGCCGTTCGGTCCGGCGATGTAGCCGTCCAGGCTCATGGCGACGCAGTAGCGGACTCTTCTCATGGCTGTTCAACCTCCCGGGCGCCGATGTTGACGGTGATACGGGTCGAGCATTACCGACGAGAACAGTGGCAAGGCTACTCCGTCGCC
Protein-coding regions in this window:
- a CDS encoding sugar phosphate isomerase/epimerase; this translates as MTEGAVGAPRVALQLYTLRRQAEQNLEAALDQAAEAGYREIEWFGGLWGRTVEDLRGLLSERGLGLLAAHVPLSELEADPAGVMDTYRALHCQVLVCPWLDDEQRGDGSRAHYMDLGRRLDLLSYRFRAGGFRFAYHNHEFELLPFDDGQPERLGRDGLHALVSCRSQDGWGLELDTYWAAFAGSDPVALIRELGDRVQLLHLKDGLLPGPAEERAAGQATSERWFRPLGEGDVDIAGCVEAALEAGVSLFVVEQDETAEAGGAPERDIEVSLRHLQTATAIGAATAEGDTP
- a CDS encoding GNAT family N-acetyltransferase; this encodes MAGTRLRVLRVDEIEALLGLLDGWPFPDDQSGRSFFRRYIELDPSFEPRNVWVAQRGGELVSCVQIFPRRVRIGGEVLPMGGIGSVFTRPDARRQGVAGALLERAIAAMGERGMLLSYLLAERLRWYGQYGYRPWSRGWRTLHWPDGARAEAANARQYDAERDRGDVERLWRVYAEGAGGAPLDGIVDRGSPEDWRGSYQLAGTPEENIWMADGGPPAAAYLRVADFSGLPRVLEWGREGDGAPALCELLAAAMSGRNVESIRLPLIRDEALERLLAVAGARIDTRPAWDEVPPDARPPATWMARSLDDEALAVRLGMANEGDVLARCLPPERFAFWEADRF
- a CDS encoding dihydrofolate reductase family protein, whose amino-acid sequence is MRRVRYCVAMSLDGYIAGPNGEADWIVMDPDYDFAELYGEFDTYLVGRKTFESTGGQDQGSMPGVRTFVFSRTLRQADYKNITIVGDDWKEVVQALRGETGKKNIWLFGGGSLFGSLAEAGLVDTVEVAVIPVVLGGGVPLIAAPAPRIKLELEAQDIYKETGTVGLVYSVKRP